The genomic interval ATTAGTATAAGTTTTGTGTTAAAATAATTTCCGTCACTATAGAAAATGAGGAGGAATCAGAACGTGAAAAACAAGAGCAGAATTGCCGTTGTCATGATGGTCCTGGTGCTGCTTGCCAGCCTGGTGACCGCGGTAGCCGGCTGCGGCAGCAAGACCCCGGACAATCCGGAGATAATTATGGCCAGCACCACGTCTACCAGAGACTCCGGCTTGATGGATGTCCTTATCCCTATATTTGAGGAAGAAACGGGCTATACGATTAAACCCGTGTACGTGGGGACGGGCGCCGCTATCCAAATGGGGCAGGAGGGCAACGCCGATGTTTTACTGGTGCACGCCCCCAGCCTGGAAAAGCCTTTCATGGATGATGGTTACGGCACTAACCGCAAACTGGTTATGCATAACGATTTCATTATCGTGGGGCCGAAGTCCGACCCGGCGGGGATTAAAGGCATGACGGTGGCGACCGATGCCTTGCAGAAAATTGCCGACGCCCATCTCGATTTTTACAGCCGCGGTGATAAGTCCGGCACTGATACTCTGGAAAAAGCGCTCTGGAAGAAGATAGACATCGCCGTAGCGGACAACTCCACTGATAATCCGTCCTGGTATCTTGAAGGCGGCACGGGTACCGGCATGTTGGCACTGCTGCGTATCGCCTCGGAAAAGGACGCCTACACTATTACCGACCGCGCTACCTACCTGGCCAATCAGTCCGTACTGGACTTGGATATCCTGGTCGAAGGCGACCCCGGCCTGCTGAACATCTATCATGTTATCCAGGTCAACCCGGAAAAATTTACCAACGTTAACTCTAAGGGCGCCAAGGCTTTTGTGGACTTTATGATATCCAAGAAAGCCCAGGACGCCATCGGCACGTTCGGCGTGGATAAATACGGCGCCCCGCTGTTTTTCCCGGACGCCGATAAAACGGAAGCCGACCTCGGCAGCTATTAGCATTGTCCTTATGTTACCTCTGGCGATAATGTAGTAAGGTGTTTAGGGCTCCCCGCCGGTTAGTGCGGGGAGCCTTGGTTCTCGTTCATGCATACGATTCTCGAAGGCATTAAAGCGGCTTTCCTGCTATTGATACACGGCGACCCGCAGGTGTTCAGGATAGCTGCTCTCTCCCTGCTGGTTTCCGGGTCGGCCACGGCTATCAGCCTGGTCCTGGGCATACCCCTGGGCAGTATGCTGGGGTTGGCGCGCTTCCCCGGCCGGCGCTTTGTCGCCAGCCTGGTGAATACCGGCATGGGGCTGCCGCCGGTGGTGGTGGGGTTGGTGGTCAGCATTTTCCTCTGGCGCAACGGGCCGCTGGGCGTGCTGCATCTCATGTACACTCCATCGGCCATGATTATCGCTCAAGTCATCATCGCCATGCCGGTGGTGGCGGGTTTCACCATGGCGGCCACGCAGTCGCTCGACCCCAAATTGAAGCTGCAAATAATATCGCTGGGGGCGTCCCGGTTGCAGATGGTCTGGATTCTTCTTAAAGAAGCGCGGCTGCCTCTGCTGGCGGCCATCATGGCGGGGTTCGGGGCGGTTATCTCGGAGGTAGGCGCTTCCATGATGGTTGGCGGTAACATCTTCGGTCAGACGCGGGTACTCACTACCGCTATCGTGGGTGAAAATAGCATGGGTAATTATTCTATCGCCATCGCCTTAAGCATTATTCTTTTGGCGCTGGTTTACCTGGTGAACTTTGTCCTGACCATGGTGCAGCAGAGGTCTAAACCGCGGTGAACCAGGCACAGGCGGGCAAACCCCTTGTTGAAGCCAGGGACCTCACCGTCGTCTACGGCGGGCAGAAGGCGCTGGACGTGCCTTTGTTTCAGATATTTCCCAACGAGGTACTGGGCGTCATCGGCCCTAACGGTTCGGGCAAGACCACCCTGCTCCTCTGCCTGACGCGTTTGATTAAGCCGCAAACTGGCACCGTCTCCTACCGCGGCGTGCCGGTCATTGATAGCAAGTCCGTCTTGCACCTGCACCGCCATCTGGCGGTCGTCTTTCAGGAATCGCTCCTGCTCGATAGCACCGTCCGGGAAAACCTGGTAGTTGGTCTGAAGCTGAGGAAGGTGCCGCCCCCGGAAATCAAAACGAGGACGGAAATGTGGCTGGAGCGGTTCGGCATCGCGGCGCTGGCCAGACGGCAGGCGCGGACGCTTTCCAGCGGCGAGGCGAAGCGTACCAGCCTGGCGCGGGCTTTTTCTTTACAGCCGGAGGTCCTCTACCTTGACGAGCCTTTCACTGCCCTGGACGGCCCCACCCGGCAGGCGCTGCTGGAGGATTTCAAGAGCGTGCTGGGGGAGACCAGGGTTACCACGGTAATCGTCACCCATGACCGCAATGAAGCCCTGGCGCTGACGGACCGGGTGGCGGTGATTATGAAAGGCCATATTGCCCAGATAGGCACGCCGGTAGAGGTGTTCTCTGCTCCGGCCGATGAAGAGATAGCCGGCTTCGTGGAGAC from Dehalococcoidales bacterium carries:
- a CDS encoding ABC transporter permease; its protein translation is MHTILEGIKAAFLLLIHGDPQVFRIAALSLLVSGSATAISLVLGIPLGSMLGLARFPGRRFVASLVNTGMGLPPVVVGLVVSIFLWRNGPLGVLHLMYTPSAMIIAQVIIAMPVVAGFTMAATQSLDPKLKLQIISLGASRLQMVWILLKEARLPLLAAIMAGFGAVISEVGASMMVGGNIFGQTRVLTTAIVGENSMGNYSIAIALSIILLALVYLVNFVLTMVQQRSKPR
- a CDS encoding ABC transporter ATP-binding protein, which codes for MNQAQAGKPLVEARDLTVVYGGQKALDVPLFQIFPNEVLGVIGPNGSGKTTLLLCLTRLIKPQTGTVSYRGVPVIDSKSVLHLHRHLAVVFQESLLLDSTVRENLVVGLKLRKVPPPEIKTRTEMWLERFGIAALARRQARTLSSGEAKRTSLARAFSLQPEVLYLDEPFTALDGPTRQALLEDFKSVLGETRVTTVIVTHDRNEALALTDRVAVIMKGHIAQIGTPVEVFSAPADEEIAGFVETGNIIHGVVETQDEGLAAVRAGDLLVTACTELLPGSAVVLLLPYDDITLEIPSPETKTTSARNRFPGVVLKMFPTGSQVRVTVDCGLHLTALITRKSAEEMKLQEGTKVVVVVKAVCIHVIERH
- a CDS encoding substrate-binding domain-containing protein yields the protein MKNKSRIAVVMMVLVLLASLVTAVAGCGSKTPDNPEIIMASTTSTRDSGLMDVLIPIFEEETGYTIKPVYVGTGAAIQMGQEGNADVLLVHAPSLEKPFMDDGYGTNRKLVMHNDFIIVGPKSDPAGIKGMTVATDALQKIADAHLDFYSRGDKSGTDTLEKALWKKIDIAVADNSTDNPSWYLEGGTGTGMLALLRIASEKDAYTITDRATYLANQSVLDLDILVEGDPGLLNIYHVIQVNPEKFTNVNSKGAKAFVDFMISKKAQDAIGTFGVDKYGAPLFFPDADKTEADLGSY